A single genomic interval of Candidatus Bathyarchaeia archaeon harbors:
- a CDS encoding M67 family metallopeptidase: MLKRSMVVEIAEHSLQEYPREACGIMAGERRGKTRIVKRVFRTRNRLTSSSRYEIDPEDQLKAFQEAEKKGLEVVGFYHSHPYWEPSPSSIDRSLAFYKGYSYIIYSVVTRSLASYIWDGFTFVEEPVKIM, translated from the coding sequence GTGTTGAAAAGAAGCATGGTGGTGGAAATCGCGGAGCACTCCTTACAAGAGTATCCGAGGGAGGCTTGTGGAATAATGGCGGGGGAGCGTAGGGGAAAAACGAGAATCGTGAAGCGGGTTTTCAGAACCCGGAACAGGCTTACCTCTTCCTCGCGCTACGAAATCGACCCTGAAGACCAGCTTAAAGCCTTCCAGGAAGCTGAGAAAAAGGGTTTAGAGGTCGTTGGATTCTACCACAGCCATCCTTACTGGGAACCCTCACCCTCCTCCATCGACCGATCCCTAGCCTTCTATAAAGGATATTCCTACATCATATACTCCGTCGTCACCAGGAGCCTAGCCTCCTATATTTGGGATGGCTTCACATTCGTAGAGGAGCCTGTAAAGATAATGTAA
- a CDS encoding GIY-YIG nuclease family protein — MKGNYVLILEVKRAFQSPVGGLGKARFKRGLYLYAGSALGQGSSSLEGRLKRHLRGYKKVYWHIDHLTTMPQVKVVSAYYVESEVNRECELTATLVKALDGKIEHPGFGSTDCGCEGHLIYVGGRSAFDRILENASVLKSHGLKPYVMT, encoded by the coding sequence TTGAAAGGCAACTATGTGTTAATATTGGAGGTTAAAAGGGCCTTCCAATCTCCGGTTGGAGGGCTAGGTAAAGCCCGTTTTAAACGCGGCCTCTACCTGTACGCCGGCTCAGCGCTGGGTCAAGGATCATCATCCTTGGAAGGCCGTTTGAAAAGGCATCTCAGGGGTTATAAAAAAGTTTACTGGCATATCGACCACCTGACGACCATGCCACAGGTGAAGGTAGTTTCCGCGTATTACGTTGAATCCGAGGTTAACAGGGAATGCGAGTTAACGGCTACCTTGGTTAAGGCCCTCGATGGAAAAATCGAGCATCCCGGGTTTGGATCAACTGACTGTGGATGTGAAGGCCATCTCATTTACGTGGGAGGACGTAGCGCCTTTGACCGAATCCTCGAGAATGCCAGCGTCTTAAAGAGCCATGGCTTAAAACCCTACGTGATGACGTAA
- a CDS encoding NDP-sugar synthase yields MKALILAGGYATRLRPLSFTTPKQLLPMVDKPLLHRTVESLKEVGVDEVILAVNYLADFLKRRVGSRCGGVKIRYSREAKPLGTGGPIKKAEPMLRGEKVFLCLNGDILFQNNMRGLIQTHEKKGVTATIALREVEDPSRFGVAIVDNQMFVRGFIEKPKKGEVESRYINAGVYALSPEIFKHIPRGRWVSTETEVFPRLAERGELAGYPYKGGWFDVGRIEDYKEANWHLLERSFMDADYRGVFKVSKPVFIDSNVKIKEGASIGPYAVLGSNIHVDGNVSIERSILFNGVKVGRSTKISDAVLCDKVEVGENVVLKDVVLGEGVKVLDNVALTGQVNVCPHVTVRESLNGPWNVLS; encoded by the coding sequence TTGAAGGCGTTGATTCTCGCCGGCGGATACGCGACCCGTTTAAGGCCTCTCAGCTTTACCACGCCTAAGCAGCTTCTGCCAATGGTGGATAAACCTCTTCTCCATCGAACCGTTGAGAGCCTGAAGGAGGTTGGGGTCGATGAAGTCATATTGGCCGTGAACTATTTAGCGGATTTCTTGAAGAGAAGGGTTGGAAGCAGATGTGGAGGCGTGAAGATCAGGTACTCTAGGGAAGCTAAGCCTCTAGGCACGGGGGGGCCGATAAAGAAGGCTGAGCCCATGCTTCGAGGAGAAAAAGTCTTCCTATGTCTTAACGGAGACATACTTTTCCAAAACAACATGCGAGGTTTGATTCAAACCCATGAAAAAAAGGGAGTAACCGCTACCATAGCGCTGCGCGAGGTCGAGGACCCAAGTCGGTTCGGCGTCGCCATAGTAGACAACCAAATGTTCGTACGGGGTTTTATTGAAAAACCTAAGAAGGGGGAGGTGGAAAGCCGCTATATTAACGCGGGGGTCTACGCCCTTTCACCTGAGATCTTTAAACATATACCTAGAGGCCGTTGGGTTTCCACCGAAACCGAGGTTTTCCCAAGGCTCGCTGAAAGGGGCGAGCTTGCGGGGTATCCGTATAAAGGAGGGTGGTTTGACGTGGGGAGGATAGAAGATTATAAGGAAGCTAACTGGCATTTGCTGGAAAGGTCTTTTATGGACGCAGATTACAGAGGCGTCTTTAAAGTCTCCAAACCCGTCTTCATAGACTCGAACGTGAAGATTAAAGAGGGCGCTTCGATCGGACCCTACGCGGTGCTGGGATCCAACATCCACGTGGATGGAAATGTGAGCATAGAGCGCTCCATCCTTTTCAACGGAGTGAAAGTGGGTAGGTCGACCAAGATCTCCGACGCTGTGCTGTGTGATAAGGTAGAGGTAGGCGAGAACGTCGTGTTAAAGGATGTGGTATTAGGGGAGGGTGTTAAAGTGCTGGACAATGTAGCCCTTACAGGCCAGGTTAACGTTTGTCCACACGTTACCGTGAGGGAAAGCTTAAATGGGCCGTGGAACGTTCTCAGCTGA
- a CDS encoding DUF354 domain-containing protein → MKVWIDILTPKQVLFFKPLIDRLNEMGVETLVTARSYRELNLVLKMKGVDAFSVGKHGGGSLLRKLLYSASRIRSLAKLIDDERVDLAVSYASVETARVAYGLGIPHYCVSDSPHAEAVSKLTIPLSQILFTPFIIPLKAWTKYGINPKRIVRYRALDPYVWITRTPHRNRGLTYPQLVTVRMEEEYASYLLGEGRNSITLETLRRLTESKLGIDIVVLPRYRRQCEELKRRFRGKVRVYEKGFDGLSLIASSAVFIGAGGTMTAEAALLGTPCVSIYPGAPTYVEAYLIKEGLLVRRLNPDFVVEFVRAHIADAEARKRLRCRAENLLGKMEDPCEVIAQKIVESA, encoded by the coding sequence ATGAAGGTTTGGATCGACATCTTAACCCCTAAACAAGTCCTGTTTTTTAAGCCCCTTATAGACCGCTTGAATGAGATGGGCGTTGAAACACTCGTCACCGCTAGGAGCTACCGCGAGCTTAACCTGGTTTTAAAAATGAAGGGAGTAGACGCCTTCTCGGTGGGTAAACATGGGGGAGGCAGCTTACTTCGAAAACTGCTTTACAGCGCCTCGAGGATCCGCAGTTTGGCGAAGCTTATCGACGATGAAAGGGTTGATTTAGCGGTTTCCTACGCCTCCGTGGAGACCGCTAGAGTAGCGTATGGACTCGGCATCCCACACTACTGTGTAAGCGATTCACCTCACGCTGAAGCTGTTTCAAAGCTTACCATACCTCTTTCCCAAATACTCTTCACCCCCTTTATAATTCCCTTAAAGGCTTGGACTAAGTACGGCATTAACCCCAAAAGGATTGTTCGATACAGGGCCTTAGACCCGTACGTGTGGATCACGCGAACCCCACATCGAAATCGCGGCTTAACGTACCCTCAACTGGTCACAGTTAGGATGGAAGAGGAATACGCCTCCTACCTGCTAGGGGAAGGGAGAAATTCCATAACATTAGAGACCCTGAGAAGGCTTACGGAGTCCAAGTTAGGCATCGACATAGTCGTTTTACCAAGATACCGGAGGCAATGCGAAGAGTTGAAACGAAGATTTAGGGGAAAAGTAAGAGTCTACGAGAAGGGGTTTGACGGCCTCTCTCTAATAGCTTCCTCAGCTGTTTTCATCGGGGCTGGTGGAACAATGACCGCTGAAGCCGCCTTGCTGGGAACACCCTGCGTATCCATCTACCCTGGGGCCCCCACCTATGTTGAAGCGTATTTGATCAAGGAGGGTCTGCTGGTTAGACGGCTAAATCCGGATTTCGTGGTTGAGTTTGTGAGGGCCCACATCGCCGACGCGGAGGCTAGGAAGCGGCTAAGATGTAGGGCTGAAAACTTACTGGGTAAAATGGAGGATCCCTGCGAGGTAATCGCCCAGAAAATAGTTGAAAGCGCCTGA